A single window of Theropithecus gelada isolate Dixy chromosome 9, Tgel_1.0, whole genome shotgun sequence DNA harbors:
- the DYDC2 gene encoding DPY30 domain-containing protein 2, which produces METNYLKRCFGNCLAQALAEVAKVRPSDPIEYLAHWLYHYEKTAKAKEKNREEKIQLQEEYDSSLKEMEMTEMLKQEEYQIQQNCEKCHKELNSETVSTKKTIFMQEDTNPLEKEALKQEFLPGTSSMIPGMPQQVPPSESAGQIDWNFKMPKEINYKEAFQNEVAHEMPPGSKSPS; this is translated from the exons ATGGAAACTAACTACCTAAAGAGGTGCTTTGGAAATTGCCTGGCCCAGGCACTGGCAGAGGTGGCAAAGGTTCGGCCCAGTGACCCAATAGAATACCTGGCTCACTGGCTTTATCATTATGAGAAAACAGCgaaagcaaaagaaaag AATAGGGAAGAGAAGATCCAGCTGCAGGAGGAATATGACAGTAGCCTCAAGGAAATGGAAATGACAGAAATGCTGAAACAGGAAGAGTATCAGATTCAACAGAACTGTGAAAAGTGTCACAAG gAACTGAATTCTGAAACTGTTTCCACGAAGAAGACCATATTCATGCAGGAGGACACAAACCCCCTTGAGAAGGAGGCCTTGAAGCAGGAATTCCTGCCAGGTACTTCCAGTATGATTCCAGGAATGCCTCAACAGGTTCCTCCTTCAGAGTCTGCTGGCCAGATTGACTGGAACTTCAAAAtgccaaaagaaataaattacaagGAGGCTTTTCAGAATGAAGTTGCTCATGAAATGCCTCCTGGCTCCAAATCTCCTTCTTAG